The Plectropomus leopardus isolate mb chromosome 7, YSFRI_Pleo_2.0, whole genome shotgun sequence genome window below encodes:
- the cep162 gene encoding centrosomal protein of 162 kDa isoform X1, with protein sequence MSHRLTKKELDEQFELFLKESISDDSLDLGASDKQPGGSPKSAQKPTVSWWQDDEPSGGGAGRGLLASGKTFKKSLRKSQSIREEDEDSGDTGFEKDGLDAAVLSRDRIEQDSTMAPAENLTSIGLDTIEEEEEKARFFAQLEAGALSTIDYAKLNRELDSTSSTIGTNLRKAEEAVQQSDDQRMARVAETVRESPTFTESPHYSEDFEEEENGKEPLEEKSKMSPILAKVSLHDSLDDTGGEDRRKDTAGSLDKGQSYVQSGGSEMEALHEAYRQIHVVEESDDRNNRSSSVEGRGRVNRAVSPSSPQHARQSLQPASTNESELPTAEELMKPIRPETDHIRGFSLQPVSAAGLNQEKSSRFMQSTFPDVTPPESPLQQPEKAEPTAGTKKARGLSNHPSSSSDALNLTWSIRQEVERLMQDQNKHSSYTSSQAGKVKKHQASRGSTISHSSTSSVRKPTAAPVRGRRTMGGAAGTSRSSGLSRAAAPAKTQPSVPRPLQQPRERAKFTESQEKDDYTAEAGLRVSSELVASVQSLVAVLQQQIGTNSHQEATDAQEVRASQETRLTHHLPNNKREEDSAVVEELRVQLAQRERELQRMKEGAEELNSLRQQNYLLQSKLRSAEEASQKTRRVEASDSATEEKLQQMDKDIKEQEMLIKGYQQENEKLYLQMKAQQAKSKANEEAMFNENQRLLNELTFTREQLNKTSRPVGNVCLMDHTQRITDLLAQINIFQRNEAQLTEDVHRLKQEKQALDVDLQLMRKERDLAKAQALSASGDKTFEQRVLEDRHREEVAALKKKLQWFAENQELLDRDAGRLKAATAEIQQLKEQVEKLKSDVGRRSSEQQRKAREKTADYKRMQDLERQVKELEQILRRKNPNSLPALIYAAATAGSPEDASAKTSPPSRINTLLERRIQRLEAELEGHDEEAKRSLRAMEQQFHRIKLRYEQQISELEQQLETANSAAGTEPWMPQVRSLEEELQRVKETHQEKEKSLQDQIESLQQQLKHKAQPSPGRHQRQAEAAFGARLERLNQDLNSKTRTIQELSRTVERLQKERRNMLSVPNPRPETPTTENKRQPGPTKTLCSAPAIETCAGEETFPAAHYEKTYQPTVFTGSHISEVVQENEALKERLELLELHSEQERHALRADAQQAREELCRLKEHSAEQLSSMKAENLRVLDQLRATHALEHSSSKVAELSNKLNTQEIMVKHLQDQLKELQGTKAALQISRTREDALQTQLTRLLKELKEAKDTQSPEVKLLCGLEKKIFSMELRHQHREKELQQVICGSQQALKVDQQSEAEMWKRLAQDKSRELEAFRLELDSILDILRHLQRQGVVLPAPDPSISAPLTQRT encoded by the exons GGCTTCTGGCATCTGGGAAGACATTCAAGAAGTCTTTGAGGAAGTCTCAGTCCATTcgggaggaggatgaggattCAGGAGACACTGGTTTCGAGAAAGACGGTCTGGACGCAGCTGTTCTCAGTAGAGACCGCATTGAACAGG aCTCAACAATGGCACCAGCTGAGAACCTGACCAGTATTGGCTTGGACACCatagaggaagaagaggagaaagccAGGTTCTTTGCCCAACTCGAGGCTGGGGCTTTATCAACCATAGATTACGCCAAGCTGAACAGAGAGCTGGACTCTACAAGTTCTACCATCGGCACAAACCTCAG GAAAGCTGAGGAGGCAGTGCAGCAGAGTGATGATCAAAGGATGGCCAGAGTCGCAGAGACTGTCCGAGAGTCTCCAA ccTTTACAGAGTCTCCACATTACAGTGAGGattttgaagaagaagaaaatggtAAAGAGCCACTGGAAGAG AAGTCCAAAATGTCTCCAATTCTTGCCAAAG TTTCTCTCCATGATTCTCTGGATGACACCGGAGGGGAAGACAGAAGAAAGGACACAGCAGGGTCTCTGGACAAag GCCAATCATATGTGCAGAGTGGCGGCTCAGAGATGGAGGCTCTCCATGAGGCCTACAGACAGATCCATGTTGTGGAAGAGTCAGATGACCGTAATAACCGTTCTTCATCTGTGGAAGGGAGGGGGAGGGTCAACAGAGCTGTGTCTCCATCCTCTCCTCAACATGCCAGACAGTCTCTTCAGCCTGCTTCTACCAATGAGTCAG aGCTACCCACTGCTGAAGAGTTGATGAAACCCATCAGGCCAGAGACGGACCACATCAGAGGCTTCAGCCTCCAGCCTGTCAG TGCTGCTGGACTTAACCAAGAAAAATCATCCCGCTTTATGCAATCGACTTTCCCAGATGTGACTCCTCCAGAGTCTCCACTGCAGCAACCAGAAAAGGCTGAACCCACTGCAGGGACAAAGAAAGCCAGGGGATTGTCCAATCACCCGTCCAGCTCCTCAGACGCCCTCAACCTGACATGGAGCATCAGACAGGAAGTAGAGAGGCTGATGCAGgatcaaaacaaacattcttCTTACACATCCTCTCAGGCTGGCAAAGTAAAGAAACATCAG GCCTCCCGTGGCTCCACGATTTCTCATTCCTCAACATCTTCAGTGAGGAAACCCACTGCAGCTCCTGTGAGAGGCAGGAGAACAATGGGGGGGGCAGCAGGGACCTCCAGGTCGTCAGGGctcagcagagctgctgctccggCCAAAACCCAGCCTTCTGTCCCCCGTCCACTGCAGCAGCCACGAGAAAGAGCCAAGTTCACGGAGAGCCAAGAAAAAGACGACTACACAG CAGAGGCAGGTCTGAGGGTGAGCAGTGAGCTGGTGGCATCTGTTCAGTCTTTAGTGGCTGTCCTCCAACAGCAGATCGGCACCAACAGTCACCAGGAGGCTACAGACGCACAGGAAGTCAGAGCATCTCAAGAAACCAGACTGACACATCATCTTCCAAATAACAAG agggaggaggacagCGCTGTGGTTGAGGAGCTGAGAGTCCAGCTTGCTCAGAGAGAGCGGGAGCTGCAGAGGATGAAGGAAGGCGCTGAGGAACTCAACTCACTCCGACAGCAGAACTACCTGCTGCAAAGCAag CTGCGAAGTGCAGAGGAAGCCAGTCAGAAGACGAGACGAGTCGAGGCCTCTGACTCTGCTACAGAGGAAAAGCTCCAGCAGATGGACAAAGACATAAAAGAGCAGGAGATGCTCATAAAGGGTTACCAGCAG GAGAATGAGAAGCTGTATTTGCAGATGAAGGCTCAGCAGGCAAAGAGTAAAGCCAACGAGGAGGCCATGTTTAATGAAAACCAGAGGCTGCTGAACGAGCTGACTTTCACAAG GGAGCAGCTGAATAAAACTTCAAGGCCTGTGGGAAATGTCTGCTTAATGGATCACACTCAACGCATTACAGACTTGTTAGCGCAGATAAATATATTTCAG aggaaCGAGGCCCAGCTGACTGAGGACGTTCACAGACTGAAGCAGGAGAAGCAGGCTCTGGACGTGGACCTGCAGCTgatgagaaaagagagggaCCTAGCTAAAGCTCAGGCCCTGTCTGCCTCAG GTGATAAGACATTTGAGCAGCGTGTATTGGAGGACAGGCACAGAGAGGAAGTGGCTGCCCTGAAGAAGAAGCTGCAGTGGTTCGCTGAGAACCAGGAGCTGCTGGACAGAGACGCTGGCAGACTGAAGGCTGCTACAGCTGAGATACAGCAACTCAAAGAGCAG GTCGAAAAACTGAAAAGCGATGTGGGCAGAAGAAGCAGTGAGCAGCAGAGAAAGGCCAGAGAGAAAACAGCCGACTACAAGAGGATGCAGGACCTGGAGCGAcag GTCAAGGAGCTGGAGCAGATACTCAGACGTAAAAACCCAAACTCCCTGCCTGCTCTGATCTACGCTGCAGCCACAGCTGGCAGCCCAGAGGATGCGTCTGCCAAGACGTCCCCGCCCAGCAGGATCAACACACTGCTGGAGCGCAGGATTCAGCGTCTGGAGGCCGAGCTGGAGGGTCACGATGAGGAGGCCAAACGCAGCCTGCGGGCCATGGAGCAACAGTTCCATAGGATCAAG CTCCGCTATGAGCAGCAGATCTCAGagctggagcagcagctggagacaGCAAACTCTGCAGCAGGGACAGAGCCATGGATGCCACAGGTTCGATCTCTGGAGGAGGAGCTTCAGCGTGTGAAGGAAACCCATCAGGAGAAAGAAAAGTCTCTCCAGGACCAGATTgagtctctgcagcagcagctcaaacaCAAG GCTCAGCCGAGTCCAGGCCGGCACCAGCGTCAAGCCGAGGCAGCGTTTGGTGCCCGGTTAGAGCGGTTGAACCAAGACCTCAACTCCAAGACACGGACCATCCAGGAGCTGTCCCGCACTGTGGAGAGACtgcagaaggagaggaggaacaTGTTGTCTGTCCCCAACCCACGACCAGAAACCCCCACTACTGAGAACAAACGACAGCCAGGCCCCACAAAgacactctgctctgctcctgcAATAGAGACATGTGCAGGAGAGGAAACTTTCCCAGCTGCTCACTATGAGAAGACTTACCAGCCCACTGTCTTTACAG GCAGTCATATCTCCGAGGTTGTGCAGGAGAACGAGGCTCTGAAGGAGCGCctggagctgctggagctgcACAGTGAGCAGGAGCGACATGCATTAAGAGCTGATGCTCAACAAGCCAGGGAGGAGCTGTGCAG GCTGAAGGAGCACTCTGCAGAGCAGCTGTCCTCCATGAAAGCAGAGAACCTCAGGGTGTTAGACCAGCTGCGGGCCACCCATGCCCTGGAACACTCATCCTCAAAGGTTGCTGAACTGTCCAATAAGCTCAACACTCAGGAG ATCATGGTGAAACATTTGCAAGACCAGCTCAAAGAGCTGCAGGGTACTAAAGCGGCACTGCAAATATCCAGGACCAGAGAGGACGCTCTGCAGACGCAG CTGACGCGActgctgaaggagctgaagGAAGCTAAAGACACACAGAGCCCAGAGGTGAAACTCCTGTGTGGCCTGGAGAAGAAGATCTTCAGCATGGAGCTCAGACAccaacacagagagaaagagctgcAGCAG GTGATTTGTGGATCGCAGCAGGCCCTGAAGGTTGATCAGCAGTCAGAGGCAGAAATGTGGAAACGTCTGGCTCAGGACAAGAGCAGAGAGTTGGAGGCTTTCCGTCTGGAGCTGGACTCCATCCTAGACATCCTGAGACATCTGCAAAGACAGGGAGTGGTCCTCCCTGCTCCTGACCCCTCAATCTCAGCTCCTCTCACCCAGAGGACTTAA
- the cep162 gene encoding centrosomal protein of 162 kDa isoform X2: MSHRLTKKELDEQFELFLKESISDDSLDLGASDKQPGGSPKSAQKPTVSWWQDDEPSGGGAGRGLLASGKTFKKSLRKSQSIREEDEDSGDTGFEKDGLDAAVLSRDRIEQDSTMAPAENLTSIGLDTIEEEEEKARFFAQLEAGALSTIDYAKLNRELDSTSSTIGTNLRKAEEAVQQSDDQRMARVAETVRESPTFTESPHYSEDFEEEENGKEPLEEKSKMSPILAKVSLHDSLDDTGGEDRRKDTAGSLDKGQSYVQSGGSEMEALHEAYRQIHVVEESDDRNNRSSSVEGRGRVNRAVSPSSPQHARQSLQPASTNESELPTAEELMKPIRPETDHIRGFSLQPVSAAGLNQEKSSRFMQSTFPDVTPPESPLQQPEKAEPTAGTKKARGLSNHPSSSSDALNLTWSIRQEVERLMQDQNKHSSYTSSQAGKVKKHQASRGSTISHSSTSSVRKPTAAPVRGRRTMGGAAGTSRSSGLSRAAAPAKTQPSVPRPLQQPRERAKFTESQEKDDYTEAGLRVSSELVASVQSLVAVLQQQIGTNSHQEATDAQEVRASQETRLTHHLPNNKREEDSAVVEELRVQLAQRERELQRMKEGAEELNSLRQQNYLLQSKLRSAEEASQKTRRVEASDSATEEKLQQMDKDIKEQEMLIKGYQQENEKLYLQMKAQQAKSKANEEAMFNENQRLLNELTFTREQLNKTSRPVGNVCLMDHTQRITDLLAQINIFQRNEAQLTEDVHRLKQEKQALDVDLQLMRKERDLAKAQALSASGDKTFEQRVLEDRHREEVAALKKKLQWFAENQELLDRDAGRLKAATAEIQQLKEQVEKLKSDVGRRSSEQQRKAREKTADYKRMQDLERQVKELEQILRRKNPNSLPALIYAAATAGSPEDASAKTSPPSRINTLLERRIQRLEAELEGHDEEAKRSLRAMEQQFHRIKLRYEQQISELEQQLETANSAAGTEPWMPQVRSLEEELQRVKETHQEKEKSLQDQIESLQQQLKHKAQPSPGRHQRQAEAAFGARLERLNQDLNSKTRTIQELSRTVERLQKERRNMLSVPNPRPETPTTENKRQPGPTKTLCSAPAIETCAGEETFPAAHYEKTYQPTVFTGSHISEVVQENEALKERLELLELHSEQERHALRADAQQAREELCRLKEHSAEQLSSMKAENLRVLDQLRATHALEHSSSKVAELSNKLNTQEIMVKHLQDQLKELQGTKAALQISRTREDALQTQLTRLLKELKEAKDTQSPEVKLLCGLEKKIFSMELRHQHREKELQQVICGSQQALKVDQQSEAEMWKRLAQDKSRELEAFRLELDSILDILRHLQRQGVVLPAPDPSISAPLTQRT, translated from the exons GGCTTCTGGCATCTGGGAAGACATTCAAGAAGTCTTTGAGGAAGTCTCAGTCCATTcgggaggaggatgaggattCAGGAGACACTGGTTTCGAGAAAGACGGTCTGGACGCAGCTGTTCTCAGTAGAGACCGCATTGAACAGG aCTCAACAATGGCACCAGCTGAGAACCTGACCAGTATTGGCTTGGACACCatagaggaagaagaggagaaagccAGGTTCTTTGCCCAACTCGAGGCTGGGGCTTTATCAACCATAGATTACGCCAAGCTGAACAGAGAGCTGGACTCTACAAGTTCTACCATCGGCACAAACCTCAG GAAAGCTGAGGAGGCAGTGCAGCAGAGTGATGATCAAAGGATGGCCAGAGTCGCAGAGACTGTCCGAGAGTCTCCAA ccTTTACAGAGTCTCCACATTACAGTGAGGattttgaagaagaagaaaatggtAAAGAGCCACTGGAAGAG AAGTCCAAAATGTCTCCAATTCTTGCCAAAG TTTCTCTCCATGATTCTCTGGATGACACCGGAGGGGAAGACAGAAGAAAGGACACAGCAGGGTCTCTGGACAAag GCCAATCATATGTGCAGAGTGGCGGCTCAGAGATGGAGGCTCTCCATGAGGCCTACAGACAGATCCATGTTGTGGAAGAGTCAGATGACCGTAATAACCGTTCTTCATCTGTGGAAGGGAGGGGGAGGGTCAACAGAGCTGTGTCTCCATCCTCTCCTCAACATGCCAGACAGTCTCTTCAGCCTGCTTCTACCAATGAGTCAG aGCTACCCACTGCTGAAGAGTTGATGAAACCCATCAGGCCAGAGACGGACCACATCAGAGGCTTCAGCCTCCAGCCTGTCAG TGCTGCTGGACTTAACCAAGAAAAATCATCCCGCTTTATGCAATCGACTTTCCCAGATGTGACTCCTCCAGAGTCTCCACTGCAGCAACCAGAAAAGGCTGAACCCACTGCAGGGACAAAGAAAGCCAGGGGATTGTCCAATCACCCGTCCAGCTCCTCAGACGCCCTCAACCTGACATGGAGCATCAGACAGGAAGTAGAGAGGCTGATGCAGgatcaaaacaaacattcttCTTACACATCCTCTCAGGCTGGCAAAGTAAAGAAACATCAG GCCTCCCGTGGCTCCACGATTTCTCATTCCTCAACATCTTCAGTGAGGAAACCCACTGCAGCTCCTGTGAGAGGCAGGAGAACAATGGGGGGGGCAGCAGGGACCTCCAGGTCGTCAGGGctcagcagagctgctgctccggCCAAAACCCAGCCTTCTGTCCCCCGTCCACTGCAGCAGCCACGAGAAAGAGCCAAGTTCACGGAGAGCCAAGAAAAAGACGACTACACAG AGGCAGGTCTGAGGGTGAGCAGTGAGCTGGTGGCATCTGTTCAGTCTTTAGTGGCTGTCCTCCAACAGCAGATCGGCACCAACAGTCACCAGGAGGCTACAGACGCACAGGAAGTCAGAGCATCTCAAGAAACCAGACTGACACATCATCTTCCAAATAACAAG agggaggaggacagCGCTGTGGTTGAGGAGCTGAGAGTCCAGCTTGCTCAGAGAGAGCGGGAGCTGCAGAGGATGAAGGAAGGCGCTGAGGAACTCAACTCACTCCGACAGCAGAACTACCTGCTGCAAAGCAag CTGCGAAGTGCAGAGGAAGCCAGTCAGAAGACGAGACGAGTCGAGGCCTCTGACTCTGCTACAGAGGAAAAGCTCCAGCAGATGGACAAAGACATAAAAGAGCAGGAGATGCTCATAAAGGGTTACCAGCAG GAGAATGAGAAGCTGTATTTGCAGATGAAGGCTCAGCAGGCAAAGAGTAAAGCCAACGAGGAGGCCATGTTTAATGAAAACCAGAGGCTGCTGAACGAGCTGACTTTCACAAG GGAGCAGCTGAATAAAACTTCAAGGCCTGTGGGAAATGTCTGCTTAATGGATCACACTCAACGCATTACAGACTTGTTAGCGCAGATAAATATATTTCAG aggaaCGAGGCCCAGCTGACTGAGGACGTTCACAGACTGAAGCAGGAGAAGCAGGCTCTGGACGTGGACCTGCAGCTgatgagaaaagagagggaCCTAGCTAAAGCTCAGGCCCTGTCTGCCTCAG GTGATAAGACATTTGAGCAGCGTGTATTGGAGGACAGGCACAGAGAGGAAGTGGCTGCCCTGAAGAAGAAGCTGCAGTGGTTCGCTGAGAACCAGGAGCTGCTGGACAGAGACGCTGGCAGACTGAAGGCTGCTACAGCTGAGATACAGCAACTCAAAGAGCAG GTCGAAAAACTGAAAAGCGATGTGGGCAGAAGAAGCAGTGAGCAGCAGAGAAAGGCCAGAGAGAAAACAGCCGACTACAAGAGGATGCAGGACCTGGAGCGAcag GTCAAGGAGCTGGAGCAGATACTCAGACGTAAAAACCCAAACTCCCTGCCTGCTCTGATCTACGCTGCAGCCACAGCTGGCAGCCCAGAGGATGCGTCTGCCAAGACGTCCCCGCCCAGCAGGATCAACACACTGCTGGAGCGCAGGATTCAGCGTCTGGAGGCCGAGCTGGAGGGTCACGATGAGGAGGCCAAACGCAGCCTGCGGGCCATGGAGCAACAGTTCCATAGGATCAAG CTCCGCTATGAGCAGCAGATCTCAGagctggagcagcagctggagacaGCAAACTCTGCAGCAGGGACAGAGCCATGGATGCCACAGGTTCGATCTCTGGAGGAGGAGCTTCAGCGTGTGAAGGAAACCCATCAGGAGAAAGAAAAGTCTCTCCAGGACCAGATTgagtctctgcagcagcagctcaaacaCAAG GCTCAGCCGAGTCCAGGCCGGCACCAGCGTCAAGCCGAGGCAGCGTTTGGTGCCCGGTTAGAGCGGTTGAACCAAGACCTCAACTCCAAGACACGGACCATCCAGGAGCTGTCCCGCACTGTGGAGAGACtgcagaaggagaggaggaacaTGTTGTCTGTCCCCAACCCACGACCAGAAACCCCCACTACTGAGAACAAACGACAGCCAGGCCCCACAAAgacactctgctctgctcctgcAATAGAGACATGTGCAGGAGAGGAAACTTTCCCAGCTGCTCACTATGAGAAGACTTACCAGCCCACTGTCTTTACAG GCAGTCATATCTCCGAGGTTGTGCAGGAGAACGAGGCTCTGAAGGAGCGCctggagctgctggagctgcACAGTGAGCAGGAGCGACATGCATTAAGAGCTGATGCTCAACAAGCCAGGGAGGAGCTGTGCAG GCTGAAGGAGCACTCTGCAGAGCAGCTGTCCTCCATGAAAGCAGAGAACCTCAGGGTGTTAGACCAGCTGCGGGCCACCCATGCCCTGGAACACTCATCCTCAAAGGTTGCTGAACTGTCCAATAAGCTCAACACTCAGGAG ATCATGGTGAAACATTTGCAAGACCAGCTCAAAGAGCTGCAGGGTACTAAAGCGGCACTGCAAATATCCAGGACCAGAGAGGACGCTCTGCAGACGCAG CTGACGCGActgctgaaggagctgaagGAAGCTAAAGACACACAGAGCCCAGAGGTGAAACTCCTGTGTGGCCTGGAGAAGAAGATCTTCAGCATGGAGCTCAGACAccaacacagagagaaagagctgcAGCAG GTGATTTGTGGATCGCAGCAGGCCCTGAAGGTTGATCAGCAGTCAGAGGCAGAAATGTGGAAACGTCTGGCTCAGGACAAGAGCAGAGAGTTGGAGGCTTTCCGTCTGGAGCTGGACTCCATCCTAGACATCCTGAGACATCTGCAAAGACAGGGAGTGGTCCTCCCTGCTCCTGACCCCTCAATCTCAGCTCCTCTCACCCAGAGGACTTAA